A section of the Rhizobium sp. BT03 genome encodes:
- the cobF gene encoding precorrin-6A synthase (deacetylating), translating into MKHIHIIGIGTGNPEHVTIQAINAMNSADVIFLPVKGTGKEELAEIRREICERYVTRPGIRISEFAVPQRRTADRSYTQSVDTWHAEIALIYKELISGLPDDGRGAFLVWGDPSLYDSTIRIIERVRQDGGVDFDYSVIPGITSIQALAASHKIPVNLVGKPIEITTGRRLAQDGLQASTTVVMLDGEQAFAKTDDPDAEIFWGAYLGTEDEIVRSGRLGDIAADILMLRAEARQRHGWIMDIYLLRKGRDFEE; encoded by the coding sequence TTGAAGCACATCCATATCATCGGCATCGGCACGGGCAACCCGGAGCACGTCACCATACAGGCAATCAACGCGATGAATTCAGCCGACGTGATCTTCCTGCCGGTCAAAGGCACCGGCAAGGAAGAGCTCGCCGAGATCCGCCGTGAAATCTGCGAACGATATGTCACGCGGCCGGGCATCCGGATTTCGGAATTCGCGGTACCGCAGAGGCGGACGGCGGACAGAAGCTACACGCAAAGCGTCGACACCTGGCACGCCGAGATCGCCCTTATCTATAAAGAGCTGATCTCCGGCCTGCCCGATGACGGCCGCGGCGCCTTTCTCGTCTGGGGCGATCCCAGTCTCTACGACAGCACGATCCGCATCATCGAACGCGTGCGGCAGGACGGCGGCGTGGATTTCGACTACAGCGTCATTCCTGGCATCACCAGCATCCAGGCCCTGGCCGCCAGTCACAAAATCCCCGTCAACCTTGTCGGCAAACCGATCGAGATCACCACCGGGCGCAGGCTGGCGCAGGATGGGCTGCAGGCGTCCACCACCGTCGTCATGCTCGACGGCGAACAGGCCTTTGCCAAGACCGACGATCCCGACGCCGAGATCTTCTGGGGCGCCTATCTCGGCACCGAAGACGAGATCGTCAGATCCGGGCGGCTCGGCGACATCGCGGCCGACATTCTGATGCTGAGGGCCGAAGCCAGGCAGCGGCATGGCTGGATCATGGATATCTATCTGCTGCGCAAGGGACGAGATTTCGAGGAATAG
- a CDS encoding sigma-70 family RNA polymerase sigma factor — MERKDRPFDVIGQLAALRRYARSLVRNSDEAEDLVHDALVRALEKKKSFRSGGNLRTWLLSILHNAHIDRLRQNRSLTRRHDEAAVEAEQSLPAGQEHAVRLQQVRDAFFDLPEEQREALHLVAIEDLSYQEAANALGIPVGTLMSRISRARAQLREFEEKTPRKSHLRLIGGDGNESN; from the coding sequence ATGGAACGCAAAGACCGCCCCTTCGACGTCATCGGACAGCTTGCAGCGCTGAGGCGCTACGCTCGCTCGCTGGTGCGCAATTCGGACGAGGCTGAGGATCTGGTGCATGATGCGCTGGTGCGCGCACTGGAGAAGAAAAAGAGTTTCCGCAGCGGCGGCAATCTGCGCACCTGGCTGCTCTCCATCCTGCACAATGCTCATATCGACCGTCTGCGCCAGAACCGGTCGCTGACGCGCCGCCATGACGAGGCGGCTGTCGAGGCCGAACAGTCGCTGCCCGCTGGGCAGGAACATGCCGTGCGCCTGCAGCAGGTGCGCGACGCCTTTTTCGACCTGCCGGAGGAACAGCGCGAGGCGCTGCATCTCGTGGCGATCGAAGACCTATCCTACCAGGAAGCCGCCAATGCGCTCGGCATTCCTGTGGGAACGCTGATGTCGCGCATCTCCCGCGCCCGCGCGCAATTGCGCGAATTCGAGGAGAAGACACCGCGCAAGTCGCATCTGAGACTGATTGGAGGGGACGGCAATGAAAGCAATTGA
- a CDS encoding RHE_PE00001 family protein: MRYEIDSAMLQTLLPSFAAAEDALARLDERVVRSPVGEGFAERSHFFDAAGALWVAGELVHVEDLVLHDAHMDSRAPSHELTIAHSVLRARRRIWTGEPAWALGASGLATLTATLGEGEGTAPEVKSSVVPLETDDEGGDEDGPLAAEMAEIDALLARSQKLLDIHTGKLPASETAAAAPARRNDDPLGLLGDDEWDEEQRLAEWRGLLPLAESLPPVLGAIILFEAWERIEPLRRQHWLGGLLVAGHLRARGKVASHLFSFYGGLKLVRHERRRARDRATRLQAFLEAMHLGAAAGLKELDRLSLARTQMELRFRGRRSNSSLPDLADFILSRPMVSAAMIARHLRITPRGALNLVNEIGIREITGRGRYRAWGII; this comes from the coding sequence ATGCGCTACGAAATCGACAGTGCGATGCTTCAAACCTTGCTTCCATCCTTTGCCGCCGCAGAGGATGCGCTGGCGCGGCTGGACGAACGGGTGGTGCGTTCGCCGGTCGGTGAGGGCTTTGCCGAACGCAGTCATTTCTTCGATGCTGCCGGCGCGCTCTGGGTGGCCGGCGAACTCGTGCATGTCGAGGATCTGGTTTTGCACGATGCGCATATGGACAGCCGGGCGCCGAGCCACGAATTGACGATCGCCCATTCCGTGCTGCGGGCCCGCCGGCGCATCTGGACCGGCGAACCGGCCTGGGCGCTCGGAGCCTCGGGGCTTGCGACGCTGACGGCGACGCTCGGGGAAGGGGAGGGGACAGCGCCGGAGGTCAAGAGCTCCGTGGTGCCGCTCGAGACCGACGACGAGGGCGGCGATGAAGACGGGCCGCTCGCCGCCGAGATGGCCGAGATCGACGCGCTTCTTGCCCGCTCGCAAAAACTGCTCGACATCCATACGGGCAAGCTGCCGGCAAGCGAGACGGCCGCCGCTGCCCCGGCACGACGCAATGACGATCCTCTCGGCTTGCTGGGTGACGACGAATGGGACGAGGAGCAGCGGCTTGCCGAGTGGCGCGGCCTCTTGCCATTGGCCGAAAGCTTGCCGCCGGTTCTTGGCGCGATTATCCTTTTCGAAGCCTGGGAAAGAATCGAGCCATTGCGGCGTCAGCACTGGCTCGGCGGTTTGCTGGTCGCCGGACATCTGCGCGCCCGCGGCAAGGTTGCCTCGCATCTCTTTTCTTTTTACGGCGGGCTGAAGCTGGTGCGCCATGAACGTCGCCGCGCGCGCGATCGGGCGACGCGGCTGCAGGCCTTCCTGGAGGCGATGCATCTGGGGGCTGCCGCCGGTCTCAAGGAACTCGACCGGCTCTCGCTGGCCCGCACGCAGATGGAGCTGCGCTTTCGCGGCCGCCGTTCGAACAGCAGCCTGCCGGATCTTGCCGATTTCATCCTGTCGCGGCCGATGGTCTCGGCGGCGATGATTGCCCGCCATCTCAGGATTACGCCGCGCGGCGCGCTGAACCTCGTCAACGAGATCGGCATTCGTGAAATCACCGGCCGCGGCCGCTACCGCGCCTGGGGCATCATCTGA
- a CDS encoding Bax inhibitor-1/YccA family protein, which translates to MNPINSRYGAVAGSQAVFDEGLRQHMLRVYNYMALGLVITGLVAFVVGSTPALYVPIFGSPLKWVVMLAPLAFVFFFSFRIQTMSASTAQITFWAFCAVMGLSLASVFLVFTGMSIARTFFITATMFGATSLYGYVTKRDLSRMGSFLMMGLIGVIIASIVNIFLGSSALQFAVSVIGIVVFVGLTAYDTQNIKEQYSENYDQESNQKLAVFGALSLYLNFVNIFQLLLNFTGERE; encoded by the coding sequence ATGAACCCGATCAATTCCCGCTACGGCGCCGTGGCCGGCTCCCAGGCCGTCTTCGACGAAGGCCTGCGCCAGCATATGCTGCGCGTCTACAATTACATGGCTCTCGGCCTTGTTATCACCGGCCTCGTCGCCTTCGTCGTCGGCTCGACGCCGGCCCTCTACGTGCCGATCTTCGGGTCGCCGCTGAAGTGGGTGGTGATGCTGGCGCCGCTCGCCTTCGTCTTCTTCTTCTCGTTCCGCATCCAGACGATGTCGGCCAGCACCGCGCAGATCACCTTCTGGGCCTTCTGCGCCGTGATGGGCCTGTCGCTCGCCTCCGTCTTCCTGGTCTTCACCGGGATGAGCATTGCGCGGACCTTCTTCATCACCGCCACGATGTTCGGCGCCACCAGCCTTTACGGCTATGTGACGAAGCGTGACCTGTCGCGCATGGGCTCGTTCCTGATGATGGGTCTCATCGGCGTTATCATCGCCAGCATCGTCAACATCTTCCTGGGTTCGTCCGCGCTGCAGTTCGCCGTCTCGGTGATCGGCATCGTCGTCTTCGTCGGCCTCACCGCTTACGACACGCAGAACATCAAGGAACAGTATTCGGAAAACTACGATCAGGAATCGAACCAGAAGCTCGCCGTCTTCGGCGCGCTGTCGCTCTACCTGAACTTCGTCAACATCTTCCAGCTTCTGCTCAACTTCACGGGCGAGCGGGAATAG
- the repC gene encoding plasmid replication protein RepC, with amino-acid sequence MEPQYVSTPFGRRSMTLGMLASQESASKVEPDASVDKWKIFRALCEAKDMVGVSDRALAVLNALLTFYPKNEIAEANGFVVFPSNEQLSLRTHGMAGTTLRRNLAMLVEAGLIIRRDSPNGKRFARRNGEGGLGEAFGFSLAPLLARAGEIEAQAAQVLADKLEWKRLRERLTLCRRDITKLIEIALEEKIAGEWIEMQTHFNLLSASLPRRPSAAEMEHLLSDLEAFRELIVKTLELKTKTEKSDANGSQNGRHIHNSNPHPISELEPSFEPKQGAKPEEEPRPWREPPKSFPLAMVLQACPEVVVYGPGGGIGSWRDLMAAAVIVRSMLGVSPSAYQLACDVMGPENAATVIACILERGGHINSAGGYLRDLTRRAERGEFSLGPMLMALMRANGPIARKTG; translated from the coding sequence ATGGAGCCTCAATATGTATCGACGCCCTTTGGGCGGCGATCGATGACGCTTGGCATGCTGGCAAGCCAGGAAAGTGCCAGCAAGGTCGAACCGGACGCATCGGTCGATAAGTGGAAGATCTTTCGCGCGCTCTGCGAAGCAAAGGATATGGTCGGCGTATCCGATCGTGCGCTCGCCGTTCTCAACGCGTTGCTGACCTTCTATCCGAAGAACGAGATTGCCGAGGCCAACGGCTTCGTGGTCTTTCCCTCGAACGAGCAGCTGTCGCTGCGCACGCACGGGATGGCCGGAACGACGCTGCGGCGGAACCTGGCGATGCTGGTGGAGGCCGGCCTGATCATCCGGCGCGATAGCCCGAACGGCAAACGGTTCGCCCGCCGCAACGGCGAGGGCGGGCTTGGAGAGGCCTTTGGCTTCAGCCTGGCGCCGCTGCTGGCGCGCGCCGGCGAGATCGAGGCACAGGCGGCTCAGGTGCTCGCCGACAAGCTCGAATGGAAACGCCTGCGGGAACGGCTGACGCTCTGCCGGCGCGACATCACCAAACTTATCGAGATCGCCCTGGAGGAGAAAATCGCCGGCGAATGGATCGAGATGCAGACGCATTTCAATCTGCTGTCGGCAAGCCTGCCGCGCCGCCCGTCGGCCGCCGAGATGGAACATCTGCTGAGCGATCTCGAAGCTTTCCGCGAATTGATCGTCAAGACGCTGGAATTGAAAACGAAAACAGAAAAATCAGACGCCAATGGCAGCCAAAACGGTCGGCACATACATAATTCAAACCCACACCCCATATCTGAACTTGAACCAAGCTTCGAACCGAAGCAGGGCGCAAAGCCGGAGGAAGAACCGCGGCCATGGCGGGAGCCGCCGAAATCCTTCCCCCTTGCCATGGTGCTGCAGGCCTGCCCGGAGGTCGTCGTTTATGGGCCGGGCGGCGGGATCGGCAGCTGGCGGGATCTGATGGCCGCGGCCGTCATCGTCCGTTCGATGCTCGGCGTCAGTCCGAGCGCCTATCAGCTGGCCTGCGATGTCATGGGGCCGGAAAATGCCGCCACGGTGATCGCCTGCATCCTCGAAAGAGGCGGACATATCAACTCGGCCGGCGGCTATCTGCGTGATCTGACACGGCGGGCCGAGCGCGGCGAGTTCTCGCTTGGGCCGATGCTGATGGCGCTGATGCGGGCCAATGGTCCGATAGCGAGGAAAACAGGATGA
- the cueR gene encoding Cu(I)-responsive transcriptional regulator, whose protein sequence is MNIGEASERSGLPSKTIRYYEDIGLIRPERGGNGYRDYAATDVHKLRFLQRSRGLGFSVEECRQLLALYEDKARASADVKEIAETKLAEIDRKIRDLSDLRRTLEHLVHACHGNDRPDCPILEGLSDGG, encoded by the coding sequence ATGAATATCGGCGAAGCATCGGAGCGTTCAGGTCTGCCTTCGAAGACGATCCGCTACTACGAGGATATCGGCCTCATCCGCCCCGAAAGGGGCGGCAACGGCTATCGCGACTATGCCGCGACCGATGTTCACAAGCTGCGCTTCCTGCAGCGGTCGCGCGGTCTCGGCTTTTCCGTCGAGGAGTGCCGGCAATTGCTGGCGCTCTACGAGGACAAAGCCCGCGCGAGCGCCGACGTCAAGGAGATCGCCGAGACCAAACTTGCCGAGATCGACCGCAAGATCCGCGATCTCTCGGACCTGCGGCGCACGCTGGAGCATCTCGTTCATGCCTGCCACGGCAATGACAGGCCGGACTGTCCGATCCTCGAAGGGCTTTCGGACGGCGGCTGA
- a CDS encoding anti-sigma factor: protein MKAIDPILDADLDAYVDGELDVARRIQVESYLSGHPAIAAKVMADLSVKGELRLALAGESAFGRPETRDAARRLERGLSYGRIFHSMQRIAAVGILVTAGWVAHNSFGAFSATEVSASVPAPAYVEDAVRAYQTAALRQSMPPQTPATYSADDIRAATAIVMPELPGDWKVADVQIFPSEFGPSVEMAIEQSDGKRLSLFAVRPGAFEVKPVSHLALEKAEAAYWQIGEVAYALIADESGLNLDQAAERLARSLY from the coding sequence ATGAAAGCAATTGATCCCATCCTCGATGCCGATCTCGACGCCTATGTGGATGGCGAACTCGATGTCGCCCGCCGCATCCAGGTGGAATCCTATCTTTCCGGCCATCCGGCGATTGCCGCCAAGGTCATGGCCGACCTCAGCGTCAAGGGCGAGTTGCGCCTGGCGCTTGCCGGCGAAAGCGCCTTCGGCCGCCCCGAGACCCGCGACGCCGCCCGCCGGCTGGAACGCGGTCTTTCCTATGGCCGCATCTTCCATTCCATGCAGCGCATTGCCGCTGTCGGTATTCTGGTCACCGCCGGCTGGGTGGCGCATAATTCCTTCGGCGCTTTCTCGGCAACCGAGGTATCGGCATCGGTGCCGGCACCCGCCTATGTCGAGGATGCCGTCCGCGCCTACCAGACCGCGGCGCTACGCCAATCGATGCCGCCGCAGACGCCGGCCACCTACAGCGCCGACGATATTCGCGCCGCCACCGCGATCGTGATGCCGGAACTGCCTGGAGATTGGAAGGTCGCCGACGTGCAGATCTTCCCGTCCGAATTCGGCCCCAGCGTCGAGATGGCGATCGAGCAGTCGGATGGAAAGCGGCTGTCGCTTTTCGCCGTCCGCCCGGGCGCCTTCGAGGTCAAGCCGGTCAGCCATCTCGCGCTTGAGAAAGCAGAAGCCGCCTATTGGCAGATCGGCGAGGTCGCCTATGCGCTGATCGCCGACGAAAGCGGTCTCAATCTCGATCAGGCGGCCGAACGGCTCGCCCGCTCGCTCTATTAG
- the repB gene encoding plasmid partitioning protein RepB yields the protein MSRRDRLKGLFDDTAQELAAANYEEPSSRGAAGPVRTMALTLGRMEEESRAIQEALLSGERIVELDPDLIDSSFVRDRLADQPLDIDDELVQSIAENGQEVPVLVRRHPDDESRYQIAYGHRRLQAVKLLGRKVQAIVRSLDDTDVVIAQGIENSARRNLSYIERAVFALNLEIKGFERPIIMKALSTDKTELSKLLSVARAIPAEIVRSVGAAPGIGRRKWMALAQDWNGMTAARLAKLVGSENFMAEESDRRFELLVAELARKEAKPEATEYDWKPKGGGKIAGRIKSAGNSFTIALKTGDAPDFGAYISRRLDELYEAYRAGRLQAGE from the coding sequence ATGAGCAGACGTGATCGCCTGAAAGGTCTTTTCGACGATACGGCGCAGGAGTTGGCCGCGGCCAACTACGAAGAGCCGTCTTCGCGCGGCGCGGCCGGGCCGGTCCGGACGATGGCACTGACGCTCGGGCGCATGGAGGAAGAGAGCAGGGCGATACAGGAGGCCTTGCTCTCAGGCGAACGCATCGTCGAGCTCGATCCCGATCTGATCGATTCCTCCTTCGTGCGCGACCGCCTCGCCGACCAGCCGCTCGATATCGACGACGAGCTGGTGCAGTCGATCGCCGAGAACGGCCAGGAAGTGCCGGTTCTCGTTCGTCGCCATCCCGATGATGAAAGCCGCTACCAGATCGCCTATGGCCATCGCCGCCTGCAGGCCGTCAAGCTGCTCGGGCGCAAGGTGCAGGCGATCGTCCGCAGCCTTGACGATACCGATGTCGTCATCGCCCAGGGCATCGAAAATTCGGCGCGCCGCAACCTTTCCTACATCGAGCGCGCCGTCTTTGCCCTCAATCTCGAGATCAAGGGTTTTGAGCGGCCCATCATCATGAAGGCGCTGTCGACCGATAAGACCGAGCTGTCGAAACTGCTCTCCGTCGCGAGAGCCATCCCGGCCGAGATCGTCAGATCGGTGGGTGCTGCCCCCGGCATCGGGCGCCGCAAATGGATGGCGCTTGCCCAGGACTGGAACGGGATGACGGCGGCGCGGCTTGCCAAGCTCGTCGGCTCGGAAAACTTCATGGCTGAGGAGAGCGACCGCCGCTTTGAGCTTCTGGTTGCCGAGCTCGCCCGGAAAGAGGCGAAGCCCGAGGCCACGGAATATGACTGGAAGCCGAAGGGCGGCGGCAAGATTGCCGGCCGAATCAAGAGCGCCGGCAATTCCTTCACGATCGCGTTGAAAACCGGCGATGCGCCGGATTTCGGCGCTTACATTTCACGCCGTCTCGATGAGCTTTACGAAGCCTATCGGGCCGGCAGGTTGCAAGCAGGAGAGTAG
- the repA gene encoding plasmid partitioning protein RepA: MDNISVSTTDVRIERHANQLSRQLKLLRDKLFPPLAQKTLRTFSSGEAAQMIGVSDGYLRQLSLDGKGPQPELSQNGRRSYTLGQINELRQYMAKLKPKDALSYLPWRRPGEKLQTVAVTNFKGGSAKTTTTLYLAQYLALAGYRVLAIDLDPQASLSSMLGVQPEFDLSDGDTLYGAIRYDAGRKPLKDIVRKTYFDGLDLVPGNLELMEFEHETPRALNDRQKPAELFFRRVGVAIAEVEADYDVVVIDCPPQLGYLTLGAVCAATSLLITIHPQMVDVASMSQFLLMTSDLLSVVRKAGGDLQHDFIKYVVTRHEPFDAPQSQIVALLRSLFGDDVLTATILKSTAIADAGLTKQTLFEIEKGQVRRSTYDRALESVNAANSEVLAGIHKAWGRT; this comes from the coding sequence TTGGACAACATTAGCGTATCGACGACAGATGTGCGGATCGAGCGGCATGCGAACCAGCTTTCGCGGCAATTGAAGCTTCTCCGCGACAAGCTGTTTCCGCCGCTCGCGCAAAAGACGCTGCGGACATTTTCTTCAGGCGAGGCCGCCCAGATGATCGGCGTGTCCGACGGCTATCTTCGCCAGCTTTCCCTGGATGGCAAGGGGCCGCAGCCAGAGCTTTCCCAGAATGGCCGGCGCTCCTATACGCTCGGCCAGATCAATGAATTGCGCCAATATATGGCGAAGCTGAAGCCGAAGGATGCGCTCAGCTATCTTCCCTGGCGGCGTCCCGGCGAGAAGCTGCAGACGGTTGCCGTCACCAATTTCAAGGGCGGCTCGGCCAAGACGACGACGACGCTTTATCTGGCGCAATATCTGGCGCTGGCCGGTTACCGGGTGCTCGCCATCGACCTCGATCCGCAGGCCTCGCTCTCCTCGATGCTGGGCGTCCAGCCCGAATTCGATCTTTCCGATGGCGATACGCTTTATGGCGCCATTCGCTACGATGCCGGCCGCAAGCCGCTGAAGGACATCGTCCGCAAGACCTATTTCGACGGGCTCGATCTGGTGCCGGGCAATCTCGAACTGATGGAATTCGAGCATGAAACGCCGCGGGCGCTCAATGATCGGCAGAAACCGGCCGAGTTGTTCTTCCGCCGGGTCGGCGTGGCGATCGCCGAGGTCGAGGCCGATTACGACGTCGTGGTGATCGACTGCCCGCCGCAGCTCGGTTACCTCACCCTCGGCGCCGTCTGCGCGGCAACCTCGCTGCTCATCACCATCCATCCGCAGATGGTCGATGTCGCCTCCATGTCGCAATTCCTGCTGATGACCTCGGATCTGCTGTCTGTGGTCCGCAAGGCCGGCGGTGATCTGCAGCACGACTTCATCAAATATGTCGTCACCCGTCACGAACCCTTCGACGCGCCGCAGTCGCAGATCGTTGCGCTGCTGCGCAGCCTGTTCGGTGACGACGTGTTGACGGCCACCATTCTCAAATCGACGGCGATCGCCGATGCCGGCCTGACCAAGCAGACGCTGTTCGAAATCGAGAAGGGGCAGGTGCGCCGCTCGACTTACGACCGGGCGCTGGAATCGGTCAATGCCGCCAATAGCGAGGTTCTCGCCGGCATTCACAAAGCCTGGGGCCGGACATGA